A genomic region of Friedmanniella luteola contains the following coding sequences:
- a CDS encoding alpha/beta hydrolase encodes MIARARRQLAGRVAVLVGLALVVGGGVPALPAAEAAPTAATRELGPARVPARYLQQQVRWEPCDFDFLVRSVVPSAPETRCADVVVPMDWRHPDDHPDVTVAVALSLATGRSRGLLALNPGGPGLAALDATAFFATERPRMFRDFDLLGFDPRGYGRSTPATCRDTPAQRAALPTVADPRVRDRATHRWEVAWARHEARSCTGELTRFLGTQQTVDDLEFVRAYLQAQRPAGDQRYERLNYVGFSYGTWLGAWYADTYPGRTGRFLLDSNMDWTATMAANQAADSASFQRRRDQMFFPWVARHPKSYRLGRTPAAVRRSYERIRAGVQTSFDDGRSPAGAADLDRELLDLLYLDADFPEAAQLLLDYAALAEPAGADAVRRAAARPRPLAVRAGRTARPQADDDVAWEPLMAVRCNDSVWSRDVAAIQRRTDADARRHTFVGYWNSLTMCSYWPQPASTRTIDLTGAPTVLMVQSEGDPATGYEGALRAHRATAGRSRLVSVQDEGQHGVYLSGVSPCVERIGDAFLFSGVLPARDTVCATTPLPRERVVHPLAGPVTGRPTGRAAQTRSGGAGPAGPAVQRIRRAAAAAELG; translated from the coding sequence ATGATCGCTCGAGCACGTCGTCAGCTGGCCGGTCGGGTGGCCGTCCTGGTCGGTCTCGCGCTCGTGGTCGGGGGCGGTGTGCCGGCCCTGCCGGCGGCCGAGGCGGCGCCGACGGCCGCCACCCGCGAGCTCGGCCCGGCCCGGGTGCCGGCTCGCTACCTGCAGCAGCAGGTCCGCTGGGAGCCCTGCGACTTCGACTTCCTCGTCCGCAGCGTCGTGCCGTCGGCGCCGGAGACGCGCTGCGCCGACGTCGTCGTACCGATGGACTGGCGCCACCCCGACGACCACCCCGACGTCACCGTGGCCGTCGCCCTGAGCCTGGCCACCGGCCGGTCGCGCGGCCTGCTGGCCCTCAACCCGGGCGGGCCGGGTCTGGCCGCGCTGGACGCCACCGCCTTCTTCGCCACCGAGCGACCACGGATGTTCCGCGACTTCGACCTGCTGGGCTTCGACCCGCGCGGCTACGGCCGCAGCACCCCGGCCACCTGCCGGGACACCCCGGCGCAGCGAGCCGCCCTGCCCACGGTGGCCGACCCCCGGGTGCGCGACCGCGCCACCCACCGGTGGGAGGTGGCCTGGGCCCGCCACGAGGCGCGCAGCTGCACCGGCGAGCTCACCCGCTTCCTGGGCACCCAGCAGACCGTCGACGACCTCGAGTTCGTGCGCGCCTACCTGCAGGCGCAGCGGCCGGCCGGTGACCAGCGGTACGAACGGCTCAACTACGTCGGCTTCTCCTACGGCACCTGGCTGGGCGCCTGGTACGCCGACACCTACCCAGGCCGGACCGGCCGCTTCCTGCTGGACTCCAACATGGACTGGACGGCGACGATGGCCGCCAACCAGGCGGCGGACTCGGCCTCCTTCCAGCGGCGCCGGGACCAGATGTTCTTCCCCTGGGTGGCGCGGCACCCGAAGAGCTACCGGCTCGGCCGGACCCCGGCGGCGGTGCGCCGGAGCTACGAGCGGATCCGGGCGGGGGTCCAGACCAGCTTCGACGACGGCCGCTCCCCGGCGGGCGCGGCCGACCTCGACCGCGAGCTCCTCGACCTGCTCTACCTCGACGCCGACTTCCCCGAGGCGGCCCAGCTCCTGCTCGACTACGCAGCGCTGGCCGAGCCCGCGGGTGCGGACGCCGTCCGCCGCGCGGCTGCCCGGCCGCGTCCGCTGGCGGTCCGGGCCGGCCGGACCGCCCGCCCGCAGGCCGACGACGACGTGGCCTGGGAGCCGTTGATGGCGGTGCGCTGCAACGACAGCGTCTGGTCCCGTGACGTCGCGGCGATCCAGCGCCGCACGGACGCCGACGCCCGGCGCCACACCTTCGTCGGCTACTGGAACTCCCTGACGATGTGCAGCTACTGGCCCCAGCCGGCGTCGACCCGGACGATCGACCTGACCGGCGCCCCGACCGTGCTGATGGTCCAGTCCGAGGGGGACCCGGCCACCGGCTACGAGGGTGCGCTGCGCGCGCACCGCGCAACGGCGGGCCGGAGCCGGCTGGTCTCGGTGCAGGACGAGGGCCAGCACGGGGTCTACCTGTCCGGGGTCTCGCCCTGCGTGGAGAGGATCGGCGACGCCTTCCTCTTCTCCGGCGTCCTGCCCGCCCGCGACACGGTGTGCGCGACCACACCCCTGCCGCGCGAGCGGGTCGTGCACCCGCTGGCCGGACCCGTCACCGGCCGGCCCACCGGCCGCGCGGCGCAGACGCGGAGCGGCGGGGCGGGACCCGCCGGGCCCGCGGTGCAGCGGATCCGCCGGGCCGCCGCCGCCGCCGAGCTCGGCTGA